Genomic window (Nymphaea colorata isolate Beijing-Zhang1983 chromosome 1, ASM883128v2, whole genome shotgun sequence):
AACGACTTAAGGCTTTCCCAAATGCCATATTCTGTGGTGACATGAATTGGGATGACAAGTTAGATGGCACCTTTCCATTAGTTGAAGGGTGGATTGATGCTTGGCTTGAGCTTAGGCCTGGAGAAAATGGTTGGACGTATGATACAAAAGGAAATGAGATGTTGTCAGGTAATAGGACGTTGCAGAAGCGGTTGGACAGAGTCATGTGCAATTTGAGAGATTTTCAGATAGCCAGTATTGATATGATTGGGCAGGAAGCAATTCCAGGACTATCATATTGCAAGGAGAAGAAAGCGAAGAACACTGTGAAGAAACTGGTGCTCCCAGTCTTGCCAAGTGATCACTATGGACTGCTCTTGAAAATAGAGCAGAAGCATGGGAAACTAGCACAGAAATGACTTCTGCACGAACAGAAGTGCATGAAATCCCCTGGATGACCTGCAACTGGTTTGGTTTGGTATTTTGCTGTGAAATCGTTCTCTTTTTTGTGATCTAAACGTTGGATGCTTTAACGTCAAGAAAGGCCAGAGCACCGACAGAGGATGACTGAATGATACTCTGATCCTAGACCTTTGTGCTTCTAGTTCTAAACCGTTATCCAACCGTATGTCTTTGTAGATAATCTTGATGACATTTAATGTTACTTACAGTATAGGCTGATGGTCATTTTGCTAATGTGTATGTGGTTGCTAACTTGATGGCATGATACAAATGTAATCTCTTTCTTTTGCCGGGTTCGTTCTCTTTGTTTTACTATGTATGCATAATGTATTAGCATTTTAGATAGTTTGTTCACGAGCGCATATACTTTACAGGAGATTTACATTCAAGTGCTACACTtttcaaatggaaaaataaactttttaaagaaaatttcttttataGTCAGCTTGACTTCCAAGTGGCCAATTTCACATTTGACTCGCTTTAATTGAATATCATTTTCTGGCTCCTTTTTGATGTATATCAGTGATAAATTTAAAACGTAAAGAACAAAAAGGTCACCAAGGTTTAACTGTGCAAgttcttatgaaaaaaaaaaaacaaacaattgcCTTAAATATTTAAGGTCAGGCCAACTTAATGTAACCTTTTCTACTTTAAGCATCTAATTACTGGATGAATGCAACTTACCCTCTCATCAATAATAAGTCAACGATGAGTGATGGTATGCCGAAAAGTGTTAAACTTGTTTAATAGCTCTAACGTTAGAGTAAGGCTTCGAGATTCCCTTTGCAGGTTTCAGCAATTTGATTATAAGTAGGGTATCTTGTTGGTGTATGAAATTTGATTCATACTGGACACTTATTTGCAATACCGTAGATTCAATTTCGCGGTGTAAGgacatttatgtcattttgtacaaatgcgggtttgccctaatcttTATGTTGTGAGGGGGGGCGCAGTTTCTTTTTGGGTCTTTTCTCTGAGAGTGTCTGTGTTCATCTGAAAGTGAATAGtgaaagatctgtgcgaccgtggacgtaggagattattgctctgaaccacgtaaatctttgtcttcttccttattGTTTCTATCCTcttcttgagagtgcgagaggagagttttGTGTATTGTTTCTAACATACCTGTGAGGTTCAAATCGTTTTGGATGCAAGACCCTCTCCCTTTTTCCATACCTTTGGAATTTAAGACTACTTTGAAATTTGGGTGGAGAGTGGTACACAGTGTTACACATTCACTGTCTTAATATATAAGAGTAGTGTGAGAATTGAACTGATGATTGGAGTTTCACCCATCACTAACTAGGCTACACCACTTAAAACTAATGGATTGAGTCTGTCGGCAAGTACCTAAAAATCCTGTTGTCCAACTTAAAGGGAGGAAGTAAGCAGTTGTAATGAAAATTGGATATTGGATTGGATAGTTGGAACCTCAAATCCATACAAATATTGTTATACATTCAAACCTTTTATTatgctaaaaaaaataataaagtacGTCATGAATAGTAGGAAGTTGACAGAAAGTATGCATCCAAAACcagttaatttttctttctttatgatgaaaatagtgTTGGGTATATTTTGAAAAGGCGATATATACCTTTTATTAtgctaaaaagaaaataataaggtACGTCATGAATAGTAGGAAGTTGACAGAAAGTATGCATCCAAAACcagttaatttttctttctttatgatgaaaatagtgTTGGGTATATTTTGAAAaggcgatatatatatatatatatatctctccaAGTCAATATTCATGCAACGTTGATTGAGTCCTGCCTCACGTTCAGCGTCACTACTAAGTTGATTTCTATTTCTCGAATGTCTAATCCGATACATTTAACTAAGGGAAATATAATTATCCCATAAAAGATAGTTATTTATGTTGCTTATCTATTTTGACTTCACTAAAAAGAGCCACACTTGTTTGAGCTGTCCCACAAATTAGTGGGCAGTTTTTTCCTAATGGTAGCAAAAAAGAGTGTTACAAAGATCGGCTTTAATCCACTGAGCCAGTGGTAGGTATGCCAATTCGATCCAGTGGCCAATTAAGGAATACATTtgctattatttttaaaatatctttatGAGTTTTCTCATTTTAAGTAATTTGCAAGTTATTTTTCACTTACttcattaaaaaactaaatACTTTAATATTTCTGCCGATTTAAATAGATGGCTCAATCGGTCTATTCAAGCAGCTTGGCAACTTTTGACTGGCACTTGCAGCAATTCAGTCCAGTACTCTTGGAAAACCCAAtttacttcttctttttttttctaaaactctcaaatccaatttattttatttttttagcttGTATTTCAGGGCACCTTCAAAAAATGGCGTTTTGTGACCATTTGTGTTGTAATCAGTATTGAAAACTTTGTCTagataaaaattacattttgtGTGAATAATGTAAGGGGAGGCTAAGTGATTCACTTTCTGTCGAAAGCCAACGAAAATAAATTTTGATTACCTCAAACTCTATAACATAGCTCGTTTAAGTAGGAAACGTGTAGATGGTGCGTCCTTGCTTCGATTTTCATGGGTGTTACTCctttaaattgtaaaaaatgGTAGTGCTTTATTGAATTGAAGGCAACCTGCTGCTCTTATAAACCCCAATGCAGCATAAGACTTTAGAGGTAGGAGAAATGAGGTCGGATTTCTCTTCCAAATGAAGTATTGTTATATGAGCAAATACGCTTTAAATTTCCGTTCACATTCAAAGTAATAGTTATAGGCGTCACCCAAATCACTCTAAAATTGTTCTATCCACATGTCTCCTCTAAAGCATTCATGGATAACTAAGATAGTCTTTTGGCACCAATAacttattgttattgttttaagaatttatttctgaaaaataaaacagattCATCGAACACTTATAATGGCGTTTTATTATTCTACCCTATTTTTTGAGAAGAGTTCTTCAAATAATAACATACCGTTGTAGATTAGAACCATTTTGAGTTTCGGACTTATAAATTTGAAATGGAATGTTATGCTGGAGCACAGACCCGGATCGGATTCCACAATGGTAATTTTGTTGACAGGTAGGGATGCAATAGTAAATGTCGActtaaaaccctaaaaccctcGCCGCATCGCGCCTATATGAATCTCTAAAACCCTCTTCGCTCCTCACTCGCCCACGCTCAGACTCCAGAATCCCTTCGACTTCATTCAGGATGAGGCCCCCGAGAGGTAAGCttgcatcttcttctttcttaagCCTTCTTCTTGGTCATTCTTATTTGCTCGAGGGGCATATGTTCTTCCTTTCCGTGGATTTTGGAGGTTTTTCTCCTCATGTTTTAGGACACAGAGGAGATAAGGAGTTCTTCTTTCCCCACCCCTTGGAGCTTTATCACGCTATTTCATTACCGGtactatctttttttttctttgtgcttGAAGGTAGAGGAGGAAGAGGTGATGGAGGACGAGGGCGTGGTGATGgcggtggaagaggaagagggaggttTGGCGCGAGCGATAGGGGAGGAAGAGGCGGGGTAAGAGGCGGGGGAAGAGGTGGCGGAAGGGGTGGTGGAAGGGGACGTGGGAGAGGTGGTGGTGGAATGAAGGGTGGGAGCAGGGTGGTCGTCGAGCCGCATAGACATCAAGGAGTGTTTGTGGCAAAGGGGAAGGAAGACGCTCTCGTCACTAAGAATCTGGTTCCCGGAGAATCTGTCTACGGCGAGAAAAGAATTTCTGTTCAGGTGAAAAAGCACACCCTTTTTGACGCTTGTAGGCACAATCAGAGCGTTGATACTCGTTCTAGTCGTAGTGGTATATGTGTTATTTGAAATTTGGACCATTGTCAATCTTAAGCGAGGAATGTGATTACCAGAGAACTCGTCAAGAAGCACATTAGATAATTTCTCATGGTTGTGGTTTTCAATGTCCAGAATGAAGATGGTACGAAGGTGGAGTACCGAGTCTGGAATCCATTCCGGTCGAAGCTTGCGGCAGCTATTCTTGGTGGTGTGGACAATATTTGGATGGTAATTTCATTCTTCAGAGTATTTTTCTGCTTTACTAATGTATTCTGTTTCGTATTGGCGTCTCAGTTTTTTCTATTGTTGCGTTGTTAGGGACCTGGATCTCGTGTTCTTTACCTAGGAGCTGCTTCAGGGACCACGGTGTCTCACGTCTCCGACCTTGTTGGCCCGGTAAGTTCCTGCTGAGGTGCCAGATTCCCTTCTTCACATAGTCTACATTGTTAGCAAATCGAATACGCATTGCTTACGAACCGTTTGGATGCGTTGTGAATTCCAATATCAAGTTTGAGGATTTCATAAACTTGAGCAAGTCATCTGACTTTAGTAGCCTAGTTGAATATAACTTAAGATGCTCATCATTCAGTTTATCGTTAACTTGGTCTTGAGGATCTGATTTTGAGCacgaatttttcttttgtttctttgatgtctattattttttttaacattgatATACGATGTCTATTgtttctgactttttttttttatttttcttggtttttgtgCTTGTATTTTGTAGACCGGCGTGGTTTATGCTGTCGAATTTTCACATAGAAGTGGAAGGGACCTGGTGACCATGGCTGCAAAGAGGCCCAATGTCGTGCCTATCATTGAGGATGCCAGGCATCCGGCGAAGTATCGCATGTTGGTTGGAATGGTTGATGTCATATTTTCTGATGTTGCACAGCCCGATCAGGTATAACCGTATCTGCTGTTTGAATTTTGTCTGCATCTAATCTTTTGGAGCAGGTGGATTGCATGTCTATTAGCACAAGCCTGtgatttgagttcaattcatgTATTTGGTCGAGCTATTtatctcatttcaaaaattttgttttttgtattgGACTTCTGGCAATTCACGCATAAAGAAACAGGATGTCTTCAGCAATTCacgtctctctccctctctcactctctcacgtATACACACTCATCCGCACAAGCACACACGTTAACATAGTCACACAGGCAAGCCAAGGAACACACTGACTTGCACTCACACACATGTTAAAGTAGATTACATTGCCAGTAGGTGACCCGATTTTCATTTGCATGTGATGAGGTTACTCGGATTCCCCTTCAGGACATCTTGGATGATGCAAATTCGAGTCTCTGATGCGAATGTGGACTTTTCCAACAAGTTTAAgtacatttattttttcatttatgttgtACCATTATGAAAGGCAAGGTGCATGTGATGAGTTTACTCGGATTCCCCTTCAGGACATATTGGATGATGCCAATTTCGAGTTTCTGATGCTAGTTATCTCTCTGTattattgaatatttttaatgacctgaatcaaaattctgatgCTTGTGCACAGAGGCTTGTGAACAGGTACTATCTTTCCGTTACTTTTTTACCTGGAAAcatcttgtttccttttctttctactGTTAATGTTAACATAATCTAATCCTGAATAAGTAGCACCTCATTATTGATGAATAATCAAAGAACTTTTTACAGTTTGTTTCACAAAATATAATATAGTGGGTTAAAccacacatttttctttctttccttctcatgtTGCTGGTGACTTGATGAGCAACTGCTGGAAAAGGTCTGTACTGGATATGTTTTTGATGTACCATTCTCTGCCTTAGACTAATATTTTTATGGTGGAGATGCAATTAATTCACCAGTATCATCAATTCCTACTCAATAATTTGTATTTCTACATCTACTGATGATATGAAGCATGTCTTTGAAATTCTTTGACtgttttagtttaatttattgGTGTAATGGTGTACTTCTTATGTATGATTCTTTACTTGTACTCTTTGTTATGCAGGCACGTATTTTAGGCTTGAATGCGTCAtactttttgaaaaatggtgGTCATTTCGTGATATCTATCAAGGTATGTAAAAATGCATCTAGTTACATTAAGTAGAGACAGCCTAGATTTTGTATTTCCTTGCACTGTTTGTGAACATCTGCTTTCAATGTTGTGAGTCATTCGTTTTGAAGATCAGGCTTCATTCTTCGTCTGTGTTGAAACCATGAGATTTCATAAAAATGTTCTGTTTGTTAACCTGGCAATTTGTGTTAAACCGTTATTAAAGCTTGAAAGCTCGGCCGTTGTGACCCTTGCTGgtcttgtttcttcttttgcttgtcTTTGAACCCAAGCTCTTTTAGAACCACATGAGGTGGTAGTTGCTAGTTTCTGCCTTGGAGTAAGTAGATCAATGCACCCTTCCTGCTGACCATCTTGTTGAACCATTTGTTGTGCTTGTATTATCTTCCTTTTAGGATAGATGACAcccctctctctgtcttccTCTTTCTAATTAGTTTCTTGTACCAGGCAAATTGCATTGACTCTACTGTGCCAGCTGAGGCTGTTTTTGCACAAGAGGTGAAAAAGCTGCAGGCCGATCAGTTCAAGCCGGCTGAGCAGGTTACGCTGGAGCCTTTTGAGCGGGACCATGCCTGTGTTGTTGGTGCCTACAGGGTGCCCAAGAAACAGAAATCCGCAGCTGCCGCATAACCTTCCAAACTACACTCGgatgtttcttctcttttatagttttaggaaaattttttttgtcagcAATTTGAAATTCTGTACTCTGCTAAATGCGGGGCTGCAACACTTTGGTGTAACTGCTGTGATTATGAACGTCATATTTAAAGTTGCACGTTTTGGAGGATATAATCTTTTTCTCCTGTCTGGTGAAATGGGAACAATTGTTGCTGGAGTTCCATCCATCTCAATGGCCTAATGGgcagattttcaaaaatggGGTTTTCGTGCCAACCCATTTGGAGGTGACAAGTTCCTGAAACATGCTTCTTTCCATTGGCAACAAATCCATCCCTTCTGTACTTGATCCtgtatcaaattcaaaatttcgtTCACCGTCTACAGTAAATTCCAGGGCTAGCAAACGCTTCCTTTATGCACATAAAATAAACGTGGTCTAGTGCTTGGAACCTTTTAAATATAGAGGTTTTCAGCGTTGCGGTTCTAGACTAGGAGATGCGgatgcaagaaaaatttctcgagaataacaaaaaagacaaagaagagcGCGATTGCTAAAAAGCATGAAACTGGCCCTCTGGTCAGCCATCTCTACGTCTTGACCTCCACTGTAGTAGTCATCAGCCGATGCCTTCGCTCCATAAAGTAAAGTGCTTTACGCGCTTTTCCGAATTCGATGGcatcctttttcatttttttgttggtttactATTTGATGGCATGGCATCTATCAGGAACCATGCTGAGCTTGCGTCCTGTCTCAAGGTGAGTCCGCCCGCCATCTTGCCTGGGAAACTCACAGTCCATCATGGTAAAGTTTCCAGGTCTCAGATTAACAGAGCTGCAACATCGGCCATGAAAGGCCAGTGAGTAGGTTAACCATTGATACGGCACAAGCTTCTGGCTCTGGTGATACTGCTAATCTGTACGCCCCATGAAAGACATTGGTTTGAACGGGGTTTGATTGATGTGAAGCACAGTGTTCCTGTAGCAGTGCTGTCAATGAGAACAGATCCATGACGTAATTGGCGGATCTTATCCTTTGTCCGCACATGGCGACCGCGTTAACAGATGCTGATCATGTCGCCAGACAGCTTTGATACACTGTGACATACATTATAGATAGcccttgattttttcttttttaattctgTCATTTTGTAGATTAAAATGCAATCTTATCATTGAAGAAGACGTTCAATGTTGTGATGCTGAAGCTTTATCGATGACCAAAGCCTGCTCAGACGCACACTAAGTTTGAGAACGGTAGAGACTTAAGAGGATACCGTTTTTAAGTTCATAGATCAACGAAGCTGGAGTACAAAGGAGTTCAAACTCAGAAAGGTTTGATAGAAAAGACGTAGAACAGGAACCAGTTTAAATGCCTAGTGCACCTTTCAAGATGGGGAACCGATCTTGAAGGGGAAACAAGTTCAAAATGGTTTCAGTGTAAACGTGTAAAAATTAAAGGCTGAGATTCCGCACATACTCTGACATGTGACATGTCGGAGAACAAATTCGTCGAGAGAGGTTCTTCTTTCTGGCTCCGTAGTTGTCATGGCCTCCATTTGCCTGTCTCCCTATGAAGAAAAAGCGACTTTTCTTATATCTTCTGTACCACTTTATGTACATAAGCAAGTTTGGAAAATGAGGCATGCAAGTCAAATGCAAGACAAGCCATGTACTCCTTTTCCTGCTAAATTGCCAGGCAACGGATACTGTCGCAAATGAACATGTCTGGACAGAGGTCTAAACAGAAGGACCGAAACTGATCAAGAATATGAGTTTGGAGAACTGGGACATGGTTCCTCTGATTTCAGCCTCTCACCCTCTTAGCAAACGCAAGAAGTTAAAGTAGTGAACAAACAAGCTAATCTGTTGTCCTAAGGGACACACCTTTCCGATTTCTCTGAGAAAACCGGTAGCCCTCACATGGTGGTGACCATTCATCACTAAAATGAAGGTCGAGATGGCCAAACTAGTTAAGAAATGTGATTGAGCAGATCATAATGTCTGTTTACTGTTGATCACGAGGTCTGGAGATACCACACAGTAATAGAGAATCATAAACTTGAGCGGGGAGGTCCCACCTGCACTTGTTCTGTCCCTTTCACCTGCTTGCCAGTGGACTCGTTTCACACCACCATTAGCCCATTGGTCAGGTTGTTCCAAGGCAACGTGATCTCAGAGTGTTCCGTCTGGACATTTCCATGTCTATCACTTTTGGCATCTCGTGGTGAACGCCAGTCAGGGAGGGAAAGATAGGACAGACGTGCAGATCCCCGCGCAATTCTACAGAACATCCTTTTGGTATCCTATAATATGAAATGGCCCTTACATTCTGCTGAGGGGAGCCCACACGGTTTACCATTTGCTCTATTTACACGCCCAGAATCTTGCTCACAACACACCTCTCAAGACACacactctcacacacacacagaaagagagacagagagagatgtCTGTGTGGGGCTTGAGGTTGCTGTGCTTTGTGACGGTTCTGGTTGGGGGATGTAAAGCAGCGAATGCAGTGGAAGAGGATCCCCGGAAGACATCGGTCCCTGCGCTCTTCATCTTTGGGGACTCACTGGTGGATGTGGGCAACAACAACTTCCTGAAGCTGGCGCTCGACAAGGCCAACTTCCCCCACAACGGGATCGATTATGCAGGACAGAAAGCAACTGGCAGGTTCAGCAATGGCATGAACTCTGCAGATTTCATGGGTACTCTCTCTTTCGCTCTCATTTTCATCTACTACATTTGTTTTGGTTCTGCCAGTATATTGCCTGGTTATCATTGAATTGGCATTGTAAATTTCCAAATTCCAACATCCTGTTGGAAACAGTCCTTTTGAGTAATGTTTAATCAATGTTCTGCTGTcgctctctctcattctctaaTCTCTCTCCGTCGAAACTTTTTTGCGCTTATAGTTTCATCACTATTCAAAAAGTGCGCCTTCATTTCTGAATTTTCGAAGTCTGTAACTTCACCGTCGTCCCATAGATGAAGTCAAACTCACTTGAGAAAATGACAGTATTACCTTGAACCGAATTATCAGTTTTCAGTTTCGGGTGAGTGGGAGGAAACCCACCGCCGGCCAAAGTCTTCTGGAATAAGTCAGGTGCTTTATTAATAAATATCGAAAACTTAGTCATCCTTTTTGGTTACTGCCAAGACTTCAGGTGtagtttaaaaaagaaattcattaattttcagttgaATTTGTCACTTGTAACAGTGATAGTCTAAAATATTATCCATAATTTGGATTAAAGATAATACTCATACTTCATTACTTCCAGAAGTTCGACTCTGTTGGTTTACGATATACTCACATCGGACCAGCCGTGCCACATTGTGTAATTGAGAAATCAGAGAGCAAAGGAGAGCCATCTAACTCTGTTTATTCTGCAGCTCAGAAGCTGGGTTTGGCAACCTCTCCTCCGTATCTTTCTCTAAACAATGCTAAAGGTAGTAGCTCCATCATGGGCGGCGTCAGCTTCGCATCAGGAGGAGCAGGCATACTGGATGGatctccaaaaccaaaaatttttgtaTGCGTCTCATGGCCTTTGTCGTCGTCACCGCATTAACACTGGTTGCAATTTCATCTGTTGTCGAGCTCTTACGCTTAAGTAGATCGTTCCTTAGACAGTCCTGTTCTTATTGACTGCAGGAACAGACGATACCACTCAATAAACAGATTGAGTTCTACTCAACCGTCTATGGGCAGTTTGTGGAACAACTAGGGAGCATTGAAGCCCAAAAGTATCTATCAAGATCACTGTTTGCAGTGGTTATAGGAAGTAATGACATACTGGGATACTTCAAACCTACTTcctcaatgaaacaaaagtatTCTCCCCAACAATATTTAGATCTGCTGATGACCACATTGAAAGGTCAGCTTCAGGTAAATTTTCAACCAGTTAGCGCTTTAGTCTTAGTTGATTTCTGCTCAAAATAGCTCTATACATCTCGTTGGAAAGCGATTCAGAAGGTTTCAAGTTGCAGAAGGAACTTGAAATCTGGAGCCGCCCGTCTCCTGCTAAGGGGTCAATAGTAGGCAATGGTGGAGCTTCATATGGTTCAGGGTGGACTTGTGATCACCTAGTGTTGAAAATCTTGGAAGGAATGTACAGGCGGTCATGGGTGGCATTTGAACCAAGAACAGTACCGCAGTACCTCTCTAAACTTTATAACCAGTACCCCCATGGTTTATTCTGTGCCTGCTACTGAACCTGGGTGTGATGGACCAGAGGAGTCTCCGGGCTTCAATTCCAGGGAATGAACCAACTGGTTGCACAAGGTTCCTGAGATAGAGGACCACTATCAGAGCAATCTGTTGAAGCTGTGTTATCACAAAGAATCCATGACAATATGAGTAGGAATAACAGCTTTCTGCTCTGGCATGGATCCTTTGTGATACTCATAGTTTCAACAGGTTTATTTAAGTTTCCAAGTTTGCAAATTTAATGAGCCTGGCCTGTTTAGCTCTGTGAAACTAACTGGAGCTAGAGTTGGATGTCTTAGTTAGCAAGGCTTCATTTATCTAATTGTTACTGCAAAATGTTTCAGAGGATATACAATCTGGGTGCACGCAAAATAGTATCCGTTGGGGTTGGACCAATCGGATGTAGCCCTAAAATAAGAGCTAGAAATGAAACAGAAGGTTGCGATGAAGAGACAAACGACTGGTGTGCGAGGTATAATGAAGCTGTCGTGAGACTCCTGCAGAACTTGAAATCTGAATTGAAGGACTTCAACTATTCCTTCTTTAACACTTACCTCCTTGTGCATGACTTCATCGAAAGGCCTTCTTCCCATGGTGATACACTCTATTcgttaattattattattattaattccTCTTTTGTGCTAGAATTTCGATCAACTTACTggtttttcctatttttattgTGGTTTGGATTTGCAGGATTTGTGGAGGTTAAAGCTGCCTGTTGTGGGCTAGGAAAGCTGAACGCCATTTTTCCCTGCATACCGATTTCACACTATTGTGGGAATAGATCGGATCATGTATTTTGGGATTTTTATCACCCCACAGAGGCTGCTTCTCGTATGCTCGCTGATGCTGCTTTTGATGGCTCACCACCTTTTGTTTACCCCTTTAATGTAAGGAAACTTTCAGCAATGTAGTTCGGCATGAACTAAGAACTCAGAGAAAAGACGAAAGAAAACATTGTTATATTTAATAGAGAAGCATGCAGTTAGTACAATGTGCATCATGTACCACCCATTCGCAGTGGCACTGTCAAAGCTTGCATTGGCAGATGAAAAGGAGAACTAAGGCCTGAATAATCCAATTCAAGACTGCATATCATCATATTTGTTATGGCCCAAGATTTATAGATTATTCAGTCTTCTTCAAATTTATTTGCAAATAGAATAGATGATAGGAACTAAAGTACTCGTTTACTCAATTAGGTAACCAGGTTCAAAGAACTCATGAACTGAAAAACTAAAACATAGGTTCTATAAGCAATACATCAAAGTTTTGACATTAATAGGGGGCTAATGCAGGTAAACAAGGCCGAAAATATGAATCAGTCGCAAGATATAAATGAATATGAGAAAGCTCCCTCTTATGAGTGCAACTCTTGTTAAGACTTGGGAATATGTTGGATATATATACAAGTCAAACTGACAGAAACTTATATAGTTTATTGTTTAATACCTGTTAATTAATGGGCTGCTGCACTTGTCTCTGTCAGACCCTTGGCTTATTAGATTAATCACAtgaaaaatcaaagtttttcGCATCATCCTATAGCTTTAGACCCTCACCAGCAGTTAATTGATCATTTGATTTGTCTTGTTTTTGCAAGTTGGGAGGTTTCTAATTTGCTTCGCCTTTTAGTTTGTGGGTAAGAACTAAAAGCTACGTACATGCATGGTTTACAACAACTTATGGGGATCAGAATCCAAGACCAGTGATGATTTTCAAAGACAACTTGATGAGCAGATACAAAAAAATGTCAGCCTCATCCATAAAATCAAAATGCCACAGTAGACGACCTCGCAAATAATATTGAGGTACTTGTATAAATATGTATTTTAAGTATCAAACAAGGTGAACAGAGAAAAGAATAATGATCTTAACTTTCGGCGAATGTATAATTGCTGGCGCATGTATCCTCTTATAATTAGTGCCCAACATATTCCAGAAATTGGAATCCACCCTTTTAAATAATGACGCTTTTGTATTAGATCATGGCCTGATTCGGTGGCATACATGGCATGAtcttttattaaatttatttctttttccattttctttattttttctctttgatcttttatttttcaaaatataagtttCAATTTGACCAATTCACAACCGGTTCC
Coding sequences:
- the LOC116250324 gene encoding rRNA 2'-O-methyltransferase fibrillarin 2-like — translated: MRPPRGRGGRGDGGRGRGDGGGRGRGRFGASDRGGRGGVRGGGRGGGRGGGRGRGRGGGGMKGGSRVVVEPHRHQGVFVAKGKEDALVTKNLVPGESVYGEKRISVQNEDGTKVEYRVWNPFRSKLAAAILGGVDNIWMGPGSRVLYLGAASGTTVSHVSDLVGPTGVVYAVEFSHRSGRDLVTMAAKRPNVVPIIEDARHPAKYRMLVGMVDVIFSDVAQPDQARILGLNASYFLKNGGHFVISIKANCIDSTVPAEAVFAQEVKKLQADQFKPAEQVTLEPFERDHACVVGAYRVPKKQKSAAAA
- the LOC116266238 gene encoding GDSL esterase/lipase At5g55050, translated to MSVWGLRLLCFVTVLVGGCKAANAVEEDPRKTSVPALFIFGDSLVDVGNNNFLKLALDKANFPHNGIDYAGQKATGRFSNGMNSADFMAQKLGLATSPPYLSLNNAKGSSSIMGGVSFASGGAGILDGSPKPKIFEQTIPLNKQIEFYSTVYGQFVEQLGSIEAQKYLSRSLFAVVIGSNDILGYFKPTSSMKQKYSPQQYLDLLMTTLKGQLQRIYNLGARKIVSVGVGPIGCSPKIRARNETEGCDEETNDWCARYNEAVVRLLQNLKSELKDFNYSFFNTYLLVHDFIERPSSHGFVEVKAACCGLGKLNAIFPCIPISHYCGNRSDHVFWDFYHPTEAASRMLADAAFDGSPPFVYPFNVRKLSAM